The Medicago truncatula cultivar Jemalong A17 chromosome 7, MtrunA17r5.0-ANR, whole genome shotgun sequence genome includes the window AAAAAGTCTTCTCCTCCATATAGACTTGCTGATCAGCCCATCCCACATGCTTATGCTAAACCTAACATATagactcttaaatttttgaattattatttttttcttttaatgcaAAAAAGACATTGTTTTTTGAATCgatctttttcaaaacaaattattttatttgtaaaaaatacatttttcgaaagttttttatttgtacTAAATGGCCTCAAAAAAAGTGGGGCTACGGAACTACTCACCCCAGGCCAGCCTAGAAAGAGGCTTACTAATACGAGGAGatgctttattttcttttttaaattccgGATATTATACCATGTtgctaaaaataaagataaatgtttggtcaaaaaaaaaaaattatctccgTCCTTATATGTAAGCACCTTTTGCCTTTAGAGACGGATAGAGTATTTAAGTGCAACTGAAATGTTATATTACCATCTATcttattattctaatttttttaaaatcagaaatatatacaaaaacatAAATCCCCTTGGAAAGATACCTAAATCACAGCATTCATTCAAGTCATAAAGGCACATTTATAAAGTCCTAACTTCATAATAGAAAGAACGTGATTAGATTGGCAAAACAACCTTGGTATTATAGACGTTGACAAGGAAAAATATGACAACTTTAGCAAATGTCGCAAATAAAAGTGGCATATAATGAATGCATATGGGACAAGATAAAGACTTATTAGCAAACGATGTTTTCTTTTTGAGGGGATATTAGCAAACGATGTTGAcacatcaaaatttcaaaagccaaaataaaataaaattggcagATCATGATAATGAAAGTGACTCCATTaagtatataaaatatatttttcaactcTATTTGTTATGAATGTGAAActcctttactttttttttctcacagTTAATATAGGTCTTAATAATCTGTAATTTGAGATAGAAATGAGAAAATCGGCCAATGATTATTTCACCTACGGTTCAAACTCAACTATTAAGTACTCTCCAAATTTTCAATCTTAATAGTAATAGTAGTATTTACCACTTGTATCCAAACTTTCAATCTGTAATTAGTTAAGATAAATTATGTGAATATTTTTGGTTCATGAATTAAAATTTCCTTCCatttatttcatataaaattcatACAACAATACAATTATGAACAACATAATGACACACAATAGTTCAATTTGATTTCAGCTTCACTTCACACACATGACACATCAAATTCTTCAATCAGAGTTCTAACATTTGCAACAAAAAGACATCATCAGCATTCTCATCACTACAATAAAGACAAGGATGTTGCACAAATCCTTGTCCTTTTAGAACATCCCTAGCCTTCACCACAACCTCTCTATTACTTAATTTCCCCTTATTTTCCTTCAACACAATCTGAACAGCATTGCTAAATGCACCATAAGCTTTTCCATTACTCATATTTGGACTCATATCTGCAGATGTCTCATCAGATTGACAACCACTCAACAGAATCCCTTCATCCGGTTTCAACAGAACTCCTTCTTCAAGATCGCGTGACGTAAGCCGAAACCTCAAACTTGCATCCGAGCCGAAAAACTCAAGGAGATGAGTTCCAATGTCTGTTGTGTTTATGTTTGTTAACGAAGAGACGTGTTGAAATATTGACTCATAGGGAATAGTCTTTGGTTTATGATCACTTAGTTTCAATGTTGCATTTTTGTCATCAAATGAGGATGGTCcaatttgttctttttctttgtcAATTAAGCCACCACTATGACATGAATCCGAGAGAATTGTTAAGCTTGCTCCTTTTGGAATCCGATTTACTAGTTGTCTGAAGTCCAAATCTATACAGTATACGACAATGATAGAAATAAAAGTATTAGTTTTATACATAGTTTCTAAATGGCATTTGGGTTGTCACATAGTTCAAATATCTAAGAAAATTCTATAGTTCACATAGACTACTCTGCAattttaaatgtgattttttttcatatgaaCTCGAGCTAGtaacatcataaacaatttTGTAACTAAATCGCGACATAAGTTTTATCAAGAGAGAAGTTGATACAAACCAGTGATAAGATTGAAGTCACAAGGCACAATAGCTTCTTCATGTCGAAAAGGATGTCCATGTATCTTGGAAGGAATCCTAGTTCCATGTCCACTATAATGAAAATAAAGCACATCCCCTGCTTCAGCTTTATCAACCATGCTTGATAATGCTTGTTTAATGTTAGCACCAGTTGGCATAGTTGATGAAGAGTTTTTAGGATCATCATCAGTGAGAAGCTGAATATTGGCATGATCAAACCCAAAACGCTTCACCAATGTGTCCTTCATGGCCAAGACATCATTTATGCAACCACGCAATTCATTGGGAGTGTTTGGATAATTGCACCCTACCAAAACTGCAAGCCTCttgttttttctctccattgcAAGTTGCaatcacttcaaatattttaactCTTGAACAAGTTTATCAAAAGAATTATGGATAAGCTTCAAGTCTATTGAATCATTTATTTTGGGTCTCTTTTATATAGTTCTTTGGGGTGGCAATTACATTCCTTGTGGAATTTCCTTAAGCAACCTTATGGGACATTGTATTGGCTTTCAAGCTATGGAAATTCTATTTTTGGGATATTAAATTAGGACTTGAAATTGTTGCTTGTGAGGCATAATTTTAGGtgaactaaattttatttttttgtatgacTCATCCGTAACTTGTGAATGTTTGAATGTAATCTTATTGGGTAAATGTGATGTTAAATTGATACAGTTTTATTGCATTACTCCTATGACTACTAATAGTAAGTCTTGGAGGTCTCATCCAAGTCCAAAGCAATATTGAAAGAGTCCTTCACGTTTGAAAAAACACATTAAGTCAGCTAAAGATAATGTGTATTTACCTATATTTTAAGTTGGCTAGGGTATCTTTGGTGTGATATAAGctttttgtaaatttattttctattttaacttTTACAAAAGTCTATTTTTAAAGCTTTATATAGAAAATATGGTCACAATCAAAATCTTGTAAAAACAGAAAACGTGATCTGATACGAAAGGGGTTCTTACCAAGAGGATAAATGGTTCAAAGTTCTTTTATTGCTTTCTGAGTTGGTCAGGGTGAATAGAATTCATAGCATTTGTCTTTTTTTGTATTCAATTATATATCACAAATCCAGGGACTTGTATAGTTCTGGCCCTAGAAACAGTCTTTGCGTGCAAGTAAAACACCAGTAGTTCTTTTCTTGCAAGTGATAGGCATTGCACATGCTCCCTCGTTCAAAACTCTTTTGGCAAAGACAAATAACTACTCCATGTATTATCAAGTATCCCATTATTTAAGTTTGACCATTTTCCAGATTAttcgtttaaaaaaattctttttgaaTTGGACATTTGTGTTGCATTATATTTCCATCGTTATATAATGATGTTGATTTGTTAATTCACTCCCACCCTCCAGACGGGCTCCTTCCTTTGCTGCAGTCGGATGAACTAGGAACATTCTTTTTGAGAcgttaatttctttttttttttcgtttgttTCTGTTGGTTTCTTTCCGTTTATTAGccctgtaaccaaaaaaaataaaaaataccatcGTTATCCTATTTAATTTACCTAACCagttccattaaaaaaaacatttgtttaattttaaaattgaacttATATAAACATGTTTGATttcaaaatctatttaaaattcactataaaaaagtatttgaattgatttttaaatcGATATCAAGTTCGGAACTCatacaaaataaatgaaaaacaatTATCTAACAGTACAGGTGCAACTTATCCGAAGCGGTTTTAAAGTCAAATCAAATTGATTTTGTGACttaccaaaaaaagaatttcatgaatgaataaaatctaaaaaataggGTGGAAATATTGTTCAAAGCATTCTCTCTTCCTTGGAAGATAAGAAAGAAATTCTATGACATGCAAAATATAAGATTCACTATAATAAACATTGATTCATACAAACACTAGAAGCTGGTCTTTTAATCTTATACTTGCTGAATTATTTTTGATAGTGATACATTCAAAGAAATCAAtacaaataaaagaagaaatcattaaaaaaaaatgacagcCTATTACTATGAAACTTTCACCACGGCAAAGTTCATGAAAAGATCAAACCCTTTGAGGTCTAATATAAAGGGTCCTAGCTTGCAAAGTTTATTTCAGTTTGGGCATACAGCAACAGTCTAATACAGCAAATTTTCAAGCTAATCAATCAGGCTAACATAATATATTCATgcataattgaataaaatacaATAAGATAAGTAAATAGCTAAGATGGTATATTCTGCAGACTATTTAAACTCAGTCTCCAATGAAGAAATAAAAGTAGAAGATAAGAATTGTACTCTATAAATCAGTATTGATAGTCACCAATGTCGTTTCTTTCACTGATGAGTATGAGTAATGATGATAGATATTCACATATAGGCCAACGTCCAAATGCGTATggaatttgatcaaaattacaaCTGAGCAACAAAATATTACTCTTGCAAGGGAATAGTGTATGTAGCCACTCTCAATTTTGGAATGTTTGCAAAGAGGTCCCAAATCTTAAATGGGCCTttctaacttgtgccctaaggcCACATGATAAAGAatctaaaagtaaaaaatttacattgaaaacaacaattttaaacttttaaagaattgaaagtGCGAAATTTAATACAATATTTCAACTTAAGTTTCTTAATGCGTGTCGttagggcacatgttagcaTTTGTCACCTTTAAATTACTATGTTAAAGTGAATAATGGAAGTGTTACTCAACTAAATCCGACAGGCAGTCACATTTCTATGCAGTCTTAGACAGTTATGTTTTTGTGTGTGAGAACTGGGAAGTTACTGACCTGATCCATAATGCAacacaaaattatatattcatttGTGAGGGTGTTATGTTTATGTGTTGCGACTTGCAAGGTTATTCTATGATATTAGTAAGGTGACTGCAGTTAATAGGAAACTATCTTAGTGTGCTGTTGTTGGTGGTGGATTTGTTGGGGGAAAACCCTGTGATAGTCAGTGTTATGTTGAAATTTGGCCCATAAACTAgatttattagaaaataaattcagaattctgtgtgtttgtttctacagtctagcaaaatataaaaagtaCATGTATACCAAACCTTAAAAATAAACTGATTTTTAAATAAGCAAAAGAAAAAGGCATGTAAATTAATTGAAAGACCTGTGCAAGACAAGAGCAACCAAAAGAACTCTTCAGTGGTTCATGAGCAAACTTCTGGGCTTGCAGGTGTTGATGGTGGTGAGGCTGGTGACTGTTGCAGTTTCGATTGCTGGCGAATGATGCAAAATGGCTGGGTCTGCTGCG containing:
- the LOC25498997 gene encoding metacaspase-9; the encoded protein is MERKNKRLAVLVGCNYPNTPNELRGCINDVLAMKDTLVKRFGFDHANIQLLTDDDPKNSSSTMPTGANIKQALSSMVDKAEAGDVLYFHYSGHGTRIPSKIHGHPFRHEEAIVPCDFNLITDLDFRQLVNRIPKGASLTILSDSCHSGGLIDKEKEQIGPSSFDDKNATLKLSDHKPKTIPYESIFQHVSSLTNINTTDIGTHLLEFFGSDASLRFRLTSRDLEEGVLLKPDEGILLSGCQSDETSADMSPNMSNGKAYGAFSNAVQIVLKENKGKLSNREVVVKARDVLKGQGFVQHPCLYCSDENADDVFLLQMLEL